gaagtcgaacttgtaactttgtggttatcaagtcgACGCACTATACGCATCTTTCATTTATCTTCTTAATCCCTTTTTGTTCCTAATCTTCCATGTAACATGTCTTCCACTTTGTAAACCTCTACGGAACGGTCAATCAATCTCTTCTGATTTAAAGATGATTTCTGCAAAGTCTACAACCAAACTATCTCTTCCATTTTGGCATAACTTCTTATTGTTTGAGTCTGCTAAATAATTGACTTAGCAAAGTTTTGATCTAAAATAAGCTTTTCTAGAAAGCAAGATTACATCTTAGTTTTGGTATTCTTATTTCTTAATACAAATTTGGGGAATGCAGGCAACATTCCTTTTTATCAAATTCATTGTAAGTGTCGGATTTGTATAGCAAGAGGAGAAAAGAGAATTATCGTGTATTGTATTGATGAACAAAGGTTTAGAGAATGAATGAAGAACTCTGATCATTACAGTGAAGGCATATGGCCTTTTATACACAGGGATCTATACTATATGCAAAGTCATTAATACCCTCAATATTATTATGTACGTATATCCTCCAACACCCCGGTAAGCTGGAGCATGCAAGTTTGTATGTCAGCTTAGAATGGGAGTGAGAGAGACAAACTGATTCTTTAGATCTTCATTTAATGTGACCGGAACTCCAATAACTCTTGTTGGGCATTTAGCTTCAGCAAAAGCTTTAGAAGGTCTATACCTTCATCCTTCTTGAAATTTGATGCTAGCCAATCACCAATTCTCTTATCAAAATCATCACCACCAAGATGAGTATCTCCAGAAGTAGACAACATCTCAAACACGCCATCACCCACCTCAATAACAGATACATCAAAAGTTCCACCTCCAATGTCAAACACCAGGGTAGtttcattgtttttcttttcagaaCCATAAGCCAGTGAGGCAGCAGCCATTGCCATTGCTTGCCAATTAAAGTTTAGTTGCTTATCAATGATCTTGATCTCAACTACACATTGAATTGGAGGCAATCTTGTTGAAGTACAAACTATGTCCTTAGAACATGATAAGCATCATCATATATCCTCAAAGCTTCACCCCAATCCAGAGGTGGCTGAGATTGATCCTCTGCCACGGTGGCAGAGGAAGCTTCCACACCATTGGATCTGCTCCAGGAATGGCGATGGATGAAGGATGAACGAGCACTGCGATCATCTCCCTCGTTCGCCGCTGCGGCGATGATACAGCTACGATTACTAAAGTCTCTGTGCACATAAAGTCTCTGTGCACATGGACCTATTCAATAGGAAAAGGTTACATGTTTCTATAATGCactaccaaaataaataaataaataaataaagaaaaggcCTACCTAAAAAGCAAATGTTGTAGCTGATGAAGTCATTAAACTATACACAAATGGTCTGGCAATTGAATCTGCAATCCGGATCGGTGCTTCATAGACTTGAGCATCCTCAACCTGGAGAAAGGGGAATAGCAAATTTCAGTATTTTACAAGCAGCAGCCATTTAAACATTACTTCCTATTTTCTACCATTTCCTGTTGAAAAACACcactattttttgtttattcatttcttCTGTATAGAATAACAGCCAAA
This portion of the Ipomoea triloba cultivar NCNSP0323 chromosome 5, ASM357664v1 genome encodes:
- the LOC116020938 gene encoding stromal 70 kDa heat shock-related protein, chloroplastic-like, which codes for MAMAAASLAYGSEKKNNETTLVFDIGGGTFDVSVIEVGDGVFEMLSTSGDTHLGGDDFDKRIGDWLASNFKKDEGIDLLKLLLKLNAQQELLEFRSH